One genomic window of Cupriavidus sp. P-10 includes the following:
- a CDS encoding NAD(P)(+) transhydrogenase (Re/Si-specific) subunit beta — protein sequence MNGLSMNMVTLSYLGASVCFIQALKGLSHPTTARRGNVFGMAGMVVAALTTVALIFKLKGELLSGGADPSAPGTGLALILAALVVGGGIGAYVAKKVQMTKMPELVAAMHSLIGLAAVFISVAAVAEPAAFGITAAGSHDIPLGNRIELFIGCFVGAITFSGSVIAFGKLAGRYKFRLFQGAPVVFAGQHWLNLLLAVAMVGFGIAFFLTQDWLPFLVMLVIAFVLGVLIIIPIGGADMPVVVSMLNSYSGWAAAGIGFSLNNPMLIIAGSLVGSSGAILSYIMCRAMNRSFFNVILGGFGSDAAAASGPAGQAQRNVKSGSADDAAFLMGNAETVIIVPGYGLAVARAQHALKELTEALTEKGVTVKYAIHPVAGRMPGHMNVLLAEAEVPYDQVFEMEDINSEFGQADVVLVLGANDVVNPAAKTDPKSPIAGMPILEAYKAKTIIVNKRSMAAGYAGLDNELFYMDKTMMVFGDAKKVVEDTFKALA from the coding sequence ATGAATGGCCTGTCGATGAATATGGTGACGCTGTCCTACCTGGGCGCGTCGGTCTGCTTTATCCAGGCGCTCAAGGGGCTGTCACACCCGACCACGGCGCGGCGCGGCAATGTCTTCGGCATGGCCGGCATGGTGGTCGCGGCGCTTACCACGGTGGCGCTGATCTTCAAGCTGAAGGGCGAACTGCTGTCCGGCGGGGCGGACCCGTCCGCGCCGGGCACCGGCCTGGCGCTGATCCTGGCCGCGCTGGTGGTGGGCGGCGGCATCGGCGCCTATGTGGCAAAGAAAGTCCAGATGACCAAGATGCCGGAACTGGTGGCGGCGATGCACTCGCTGATCGGCCTGGCGGCGGTGTTCATTTCGGTCGCGGCAGTGGCGGAGCCCGCGGCGTTCGGCATCACGGCTGCCGGTTCGCATGACATCCCGCTGGGCAATCGCATCGAGCTGTTCATCGGCTGCTTCGTCGGTGCCATCACCTTCTCCGGTTCGGTGATCGCCTTCGGCAAGCTGGCCGGGCGCTACAAGTTCCGCCTGTTCCAGGGCGCGCCGGTGGTGTTCGCCGGCCAGCACTGGCTGAACCTGCTGCTGGCGGTGGCGATGGTGGGCTTTGGCATTGCGTTCTTCCTGACGCAGGACTGGCTGCCGTTCCTGGTCATGCTGGTGATTGCCTTCGTGCTGGGCGTGCTGATCATCATCCCGATCGGCGGCGCCGACATGCCGGTGGTGGTGTCGATGCTGAACTCGTACTCGGGCTGGGCGGCGGCGGGCATCGGCTTCTCGCTGAACAACCCGATGCTGATCATCGCCGGCTCGCTGGTGGGATCGTCCGGTGCCATCCTGTCGTACATCATGTGCCGGGCGATGAACCGCTCGTTCTTCAACGTGATCCTCGGGGGCTTCGGCAGCGACGCCGCCGCCGCGAGCGGCCCGGCAGGGCAGGCCCAGCGCAACGTGAAATCGGGTTCGGCCGACGACGCCGCCTTCCTGATGGGCAATGCGGAGACGGTCATTATTGTCCCGGGCTACGGCCTGGCAGTCGCGCGGGCCCAGCATGCGCTCAAGGAACTGACCGAAGCGCTCACGGAAAAGGGCGTGACCGTGAAATACGCGATCCACCCGGTGGCGGGCCGCATGCCGGGCCACATGAACGTGCTGCTGGCCGAGGCCGAGGTGCCGTACGACCAGGTCTTCGAGATGGAAGACATCAACAGCGAGTTTGGCCAGGCCGACGTGGTGCTGGTGCTGGGCGCCAACGACGTGGTCAACCCGGCGGCCAAAACCGATCCCAAGTCGCCGATCGCCGGCATGCCGATCCTGGAGGCGTACAAGGCCAAGACCATCATCGTCAACAAGCGCTCGATGGCCGCCGGCTATGCCGGCCTGGACAACGAGCTGTTCTACATGGACAAGACCATGATGGTGTTCGGCGACGCCAAGAAGGTGGTCGAGGACACGTTCAAGGCACTTGCATAG
- a CDS encoding porin, with product MKTSGKCAIAASMGCLLAATAQAQSNVTLYGVMDAGVEYVSHAGTNGSGSAYRVTSGNTAASRWGMRGKEALGADMSAIFVLESGFLTDTGMAGFGGRLFGRQAFVGIAGPWGQVTLGRQNNILFDFFIPFDANRYAPYSVLAHDAQFAGRADNAIKYTGNFGELTISGLYSAGYDSTIANGGEVPGAPRVGQEIGAGASYTVGKFGLAVAYDQRRGTSTATAGNIERRYAAGLLYTSGPFTAEAGYRFLQNGLGAPASRSHLYWLGGAYAARPALTLRAGIYRTDNRDSADDATSYVLQAAYNLSKRTELYVNASYMDNAGRSTLGVASATKVAPGVGQTGLAAGMKHIF from the coding sequence ATGAAAACATCAGGAAAGTGCGCCATCGCGGCGTCAATGGGGTGCCTGCTTGCCGCGACGGCACAGGCGCAGTCGAACGTCACGCTGTATGGCGTCATGGATGCCGGCGTGGAGTATGTCAGCCATGCCGGTACGAATGGCTCGGGGTCTGCATACCGGGTCACCTCCGGAAACACTGCGGCATCGCGGTGGGGCATGCGGGGCAAGGAGGCGCTGGGCGCGGACATGAGCGCGATCTTTGTGCTGGAGAGCGGGTTCCTGACGGACACCGGCATGGCCGGATTTGGCGGCCGCCTGTTCGGCCGGCAGGCATTCGTCGGTATCGCGGGGCCTTGGGGCCAGGTCACGCTCGGGCGCCAGAACAATATCCTGTTCGATTTTTTTATCCCCTTTGACGCAAACCGCTATGCGCCGTACTCAGTGCTTGCCCACGATGCGCAGTTCGCGGGTCGGGCCGACAATGCCATCAAGTACACGGGCAACTTCGGCGAACTGACTATCAGCGGGCTGTACAGCGCCGGCTACGACTCGACCATTGCCAATGGCGGCGAAGTCCCCGGCGCGCCTCGCGTGGGCCAGGAGATCGGTGCCGGCGCCTCATATACCGTCGGCAAGTTTGGACTGGCCGTTGCCTATGACCAGCGCCGCGGCACATCCACGGCCACGGCAGGCAACATTGAACGCCGCTACGCAGCAGGACTTCTCTATACCAGCGGCCCCTTCACGGCCGAGGCCGGATACCGGTTCCTGCAGAACGGACTGGGCGCGCCCGCCAGCCGCTCCCATCTCTACTGGCTGGGCGGTGCTTACGCGGCAAGACCAGCACTGACGCTGCGCGCCGGTATCTACCGGACGGATAACCGTGACTCGGCTGACGACGCCACCAGCTACGTGCTGCAGGCCGCGTACAACCTGTCGAAGCGCACGGAGCTTTATGTCAACGCGTCCTACATGGACAACGCGGGCCGCTCGACGCTGGGCGTGGCGAGTGCGACCAAGGTCGCGCCAGGCGTCGGACAGACCGGCCTGGCAGCGGGCATGAAGCATATTTTCTAG
- a CDS encoding NAD(P) transhydrogenase subunit alpha, translating into MEMVSHTVINLIIFVLAIYVGYHVVWTVTPALHTPLMAVTNAISAIIIVGAMLAAGLTEGYVGRAMGTLAVALAAVNVFGGFLVTQRMLEMFRKKPPRAQAEAKGQPGGKLAEVAQ; encoded by the coding sequence ATGGAAATGGTTAGCCACACGGTGATCAACCTGATCATCTTTGTACTGGCGATCTACGTGGGCTACCACGTAGTCTGGACGGTCACCCCCGCGCTGCACACGCCGTTGATGGCGGTGACCAACGCGATCTCGGCCATCATCATCGTCGGCGCCATGCTCGCCGCGGGCCTGACCGAAGGCTACGTTGGCCGCGCCATGGGCACGCTGGCGGTAGCACTGGCCGCGGTCAATGTGTTCGGCGGCTTCCTGGTCACGCAACGCATGCTGGAGATGTTCAGGAAGAAGCCTCCCAGGGCGCAGGCTGAAGCCAAGGGGCAGCCTGGCGGCAAGCTGGCGGAGGTGGCGCAATGA
- a CDS encoding MBL fold metallo-hydrolase, translating to MTPAQNSSSSMEVDAFFDPDTGTLSYILLDSSSRQCALIDSVLDYDPKSGRTRTTSADRLVARVQELDATVQWILETHVHADHLSAAPYLKRRLGGQTAIGNQITTVQKVFGKLFNAGPEFSREGGQFDRLLNDGDKFAIGSLQARAMHTPGHTPACMTYVIGDSDGHEIAAFVGDTLFMPDYGTARCDFPGGDAGTLYRSIGKLLTLPPETCLYMCHDYKPDGRELRYVTTVADERANNIHVRDGIPAEEFVAMREARDATLPMPALILPSVQVNMRAGEFPTPESNGVRYLKIPLDAP from the coding sequence ATGACACCAGCCCAAAATTCCTCGTCGTCTATGGAAGTCGACGCCTTCTTCGACCCCGATACCGGGACCCTAAGCTACATTTTGCTCGATAGCTCCAGCCGGCAATGCGCCCTTATCGACAGCGTGCTCGACTACGACCCGAAGTCCGGCCGCACCCGCACCACCAGCGCCGACCGGTTGGTAGCGCGCGTGCAGGAACTGGATGCGACCGTGCAATGGATTCTCGAAACTCATGTCCATGCCGACCATCTCTCGGCCGCGCCATATCTAAAGCGGCGACTCGGCGGACAGACTGCCATTGGGAACCAGATCACCACAGTACAGAAGGTCTTCGGCAAGCTGTTCAATGCCGGTCCGGAATTCTCGCGCGAGGGGGGGCAGTTCGATCGGCTACTGAACGATGGCGATAAATTTGCCATCGGTAGCCTGCAGGCGCGGGCGATGCACACGCCCGGCCACACACCGGCCTGCATGACCTATGTGATCGGCGACAGCGACGGCCACGAGATCGCAGCCTTCGTCGGCGACACACTGTTCATGCCCGACTATGGTACCGCCCGCTGCGACTTTCCGGGCGGCGATGCAGGCACTCTTTACCGTTCCATCGGCAAGTTGCTGACCCTCCCGCCGGAGACTTGCCTTTACATGTGCCACGACTACAAGCCTGACGGCCGGGAACTACGCTACGTGACCACGGTAGCAGACGAGCGCGCGAACAACATCCATGTGCGCGATGGCATCCCGGCGGAGGAATTTGTCGCGATGCGCGAGGCGCGGGATGCCACGTTACCGATGCCCGCGCTGATCCTCCCCTCAGTGCAGGTCAACATGCGCGCCGGTGAATTCCCAACGCCAGAATCCAACGGCGTGCGCTATCTAAAAATTCCACTCGACGCGCCATGA
- a CDS encoding Re/Si-specific NAD(P)(+) transhydrogenase subunit alpha: MYIGIPRETRAGETRVAATPETVKKYVAQGHKVVVQAGAGVRASQPDGAYEAVGATIGTAAEALGAQLVLKVRAPDDAELAQMKPGAVLVGMLNPFDAENNARMAAANVTAFALEAAPRTTRAQSMDVLSSQANIAGYKAVLVAAHHYQRFMPMLMTAAGTVKAARVLILGAGVAGLQAIATAKRLGAVIEASDVRPAVKEQIESLGGKFLDVPFLTDEEREIAQGVGGYARPMPPDWMKRQAELVHQRAIQADIVITTALIPGRKAPVLLQEATVQQMKPGSVVVDLAAAQGGNCPLTVADEVVERHGVILIGHTNLASMVAADASALYARNVLDFLKLLIDKDGKLAINPDDDIVAACLMTRREQLALAS; the protein is encoded by the coding sequence ATGTACATAGGTATCCCGCGCGAGACGCGGGCCGGCGAGACTCGCGTCGCCGCCACCCCCGAGACGGTCAAGAAGTATGTGGCCCAGGGCCACAAGGTGGTCGTCCAGGCCGGCGCCGGCGTTCGTGCCAGCCAGCCCGACGGCGCGTATGAAGCGGTCGGCGCCACCATTGGCACTGCCGCCGAAGCGCTGGGAGCACAGCTGGTGCTCAAGGTGCGCGCGCCGGACGACGCGGAACTGGCACAGATGAAGCCGGGGGCCGTACTGGTGGGCATGCTCAATCCCTTCGATGCCGAGAACAACGCGCGCATGGCGGCAGCCAACGTGACCGCCTTCGCGCTCGAGGCCGCACCGCGCACCACGCGCGCGCAGAGCATGGACGTGCTCTCGTCGCAGGCCAATATCGCCGGCTACAAGGCCGTGCTGGTGGCCGCGCACCACTACCAGCGCTTCATGCCGATGCTCATGACCGCCGCCGGCACCGTCAAGGCCGCGCGCGTGCTGATCCTCGGCGCCGGCGTGGCCGGCCTGCAGGCGATCGCCACCGCCAAGCGGCTGGGCGCGGTGATCGAAGCGTCCGACGTGCGCCCCGCGGTCAAGGAGCAGATCGAATCGCTCGGCGGCAAGTTCCTCGACGTGCCGTTCCTGACCGACGAAGAGCGCGAGATCGCGCAAGGCGTGGGCGGCTATGCGCGCCCGATGCCGCCGGACTGGATGAAGCGCCAGGCCGAGCTGGTGCACCAGCGCGCGATCCAGGCCGACATCGTCATCACCACCGCGCTGATCCCGGGCCGCAAGGCGCCGGTGCTGCTGCAGGAAGCGACCGTGCAGCAGATGAAGCCGGGCTCGGTGGTGGTCGACCTGGCCGCCGCGCAGGGTGGCAACTGCCCGCTGACGGTGGCCGACGAAGTGGTCGAGCGCCACGGCGTCATCCTCATCGGCCATACCAACCTGGCCAGCATGGTGGCGGCCGACGCCTCGGCGCTCTACGCGCGCAACGTGCTCGACTTCCTCAAGCTGCTGATCGACAAGGACGGCAAGCTCGCGATCAACCCCGACGACGACATCGTCGCGGCCTGCCTGATGACGCGGCGCGAGCAACTGGCGCTGGCCAGCTGA